A window from Staphylococcus succinus encodes these proteins:
- a CDS encoding aldehyde dehydrogenase family protein translates to MRSFNKQYINGQWVESASGETLEVINPATEEVAGTIAKGNEEDVNKAVEAAENVYLEFRNTPVQERKELLDKIVQEYKNRKEDLIEAMTDELGAPLSVSEEVHYRMGLDHFEAARDALNDFQFEERRGDDLVVKEAIGVSGLITPWNFPTNQTSLKLAAAFAAGSPVVLKPSEETPFAAIILAEIFDKVGVPKGVFNLVNGDGIGVGNPLTSHPKVRMVSFTGSGPTGTSIMKKAAEDFKKVSLELGGKSPFIILDDSDIEGAASAAMNKVIHNTGQVCTAGTRTLVPESIKAEFLTAIKAQFSQVKVGDPRAEGTQVGPLINKKQFDQVQSYIDKGIEEGAELLFGGPGKPEGINEGYFARPTVFNNVDNKMTIAQEEIFGPVMSIITYNDLDEAIEIANDTKYGLAGYVYGKDTANLQKVARSIEAGTVEINNAGRKPDLPFGGYKQSGIGREWGDYGIEEFLEVKSIAGYYK, encoded by the coding sequence ATGAGAAGTTTCAATAAACAATATATCAATGGACAATGGGTTGAAAGTGCGAGTGGAGAAACGCTTGAAGTGATTAATCCAGCTACAGAAGAAGTAGCAGGTACAATCGCTAAAGGTAACGAGGAAGACGTTAACAAAGCAGTAGAAGCCGCAGAAAATGTTTATTTAGAATTTAGAAATACTCCAGTTCAAGAAAGAAAAGAACTATTAGATAAAATTGTTCAAGAATATAAAAATAGAAAAGAAGACCTTATTGAAGCGATGACGGACGAATTGGGTGCACCGCTATCAGTCTCAGAAGAAGTTCACTATCGTATGGGATTAGATCATTTTGAAGCAGCGCGCGATGCATTAAATGATTTTCAGTTTGAAGAAAGACGTGGCGACGATTTAGTAGTGAAAGAGGCTATTGGCGTTTCTGGTCTAATTACCCCTTGGAATTTCCCAACTAACCAAACTTCATTAAAATTAGCTGCTGCATTTGCTGCAGGTAGTCCAGTCGTATTAAAACCATCTGAAGAAACACCATTCGCTGCAATTATCTTAGCAGAAATATTTGATAAAGTAGGCGTGCCAAAAGGTGTGTTCAACTTAGTGAATGGAGACGGAATTGGTGTAGGTAATCCATTGACTTCACATCCTAAAGTGAGAATGGTTTCATTTACTGGTTCAGGTCCTACTGGTACGAGTATTATGAAAAAAGCCGCAGAAGATTTCAAAAAAGTATCACTTGAATTAGGTGGTAAATCACCATTCATCATTTTAGATGATTCAGATATTGAAGGTGCTGCTAGTGCTGCTATGAATAAAGTTATTCACAATACTGGACAAGTTTGTACTGCAGGTACAAGAACATTAGTGCCAGAGAGTATCAAAGCAGAATTTTTAACTGCTATTAAAGCGCAATTTAGTCAAGTTAAAGTAGGTGATCCTAGAGCAGAAGGTACTCAAGTTGGACCACTTATTAATAAAAAACAATTTGACCAAGTTCAATCATATATCGATAAAGGTATTGAAGAAGGTGCTGAATTACTATTCGGTGGACCTGGTAAACCTGAAGGAATCAACGAAGGATATTTTGCACGTCCGACAGTATTTAATAACGTCGATAACAAAATGACAATTGCACAAGAAGAAATTTTTGGTCCTGTCATGTCTATTATCACATATAATGATTTAGATGAAGCAATTGAAATTGCTAATGATACAAAATATGGTTTAGCTGGATATGTATATGGTAAAGATACAGCTAACTTACAAAAAGTAGCACGTTCAATTGAAGCTGGAACAGTTGAAATTAATAATGCTGGACGTAAACCAGATCTACCATTTGGTGGTTATAAACAATCAGGTATTGGACGTGAATGGGGCGACTATGGTATTGAAGAATTCTTAGAAGTAAAATCAATTGCTGGTTATTATAAATAA
- the rho gene encoding transcription termination factor Rho yields MPDKVRTSPQYESFHELYKNYTTKDLTQKAKSLKLINYSKLNKKELVLAIMEAQMEKDGNYYMEGILDDIQQDGYGFLRTVNYSKGEKDIYISASQIRRFEIKRGDKVTGKVRKPKDNEKYYGLLQVDFVNDENAEEVKKRPHFQALTPLYPEERIMLETTQQNYSTRIMDLITPIGLGQRGLIVAPPKAGKTSLLKEIANAIAINKPDAELFVLLVGERPEEVTDIERSVESAEVVHSTFDEPPQHHVKVAELLLERAKRLVEVGKDVIILMDSITRLARAYNLVIPPSGRTLSGGLDPASLHKPKAFFGAARNIEAGGSMTILATALVDTGSRMDDMIYEEFKGTGNMELHLDRKLAERRVFPAIDIGRSSTRKEELLISPKELESLWQLRNMFTDSLDFTERFVRKLKRTDNNKEFFEQLQKAAKESTKTGKPII; encoded by the coding sequence ATGCCTGACAAAGTACGAACATCACCTCAATATGAGTCGTTCCACGAATTGTACAAAAATTACACTACAAAAGATCTCACTCAAAAAGCAAAATCTCTTAAATTAATAAATTATAGTAAACTTAATAAAAAAGAACTCGTTCTTGCTATTATGGAAGCGCAAATGGAAAAAGACGGTAATTATTATATGGAAGGTATCTTAGATGATATCCAACAAGATGGTTATGGTTTCCTAAGAACAGTCAATTATTCTAAAGGTGAAAAAGATATTTATATATCTGCCAGTCAAATCCGACGTTTTGAAATTAAACGTGGTGATAAAGTTACTGGTAAAGTAAGAAAGCCTAAAGATAATGAAAAATATTATGGTTTATTACAAGTTGATTTTGTAAATGATGAGAATGCAGAAGAAGTAAAAAAGCGTCCTCACTTCCAAGCGTTAACACCATTATATCCAGAAGAACGTATCATGTTAGAAACAACACAACAAAATTATTCAACTCGGATTATGGATCTAATAACGCCGATAGGTTTAGGTCAACGTGGTCTGATTGTTGCACCACCAAAAGCAGGTAAAACTTCTTTATTAAAAGAAATTGCCAACGCGATTGCTATCAATAAACCAGATGCAGAATTATTTGTATTACTCGTTGGAGAACGTCCAGAGGAAGTTACAGATATAGAACGTTCAGTAGAATCAGCAGAAGTTGTACATTCTACGTTTGATGAACCACCACAACACCATGTCAAAGTGGCGGAATTACTATTGGAGCGTGCAAAGAGACTTGTTGAAGTCGGGAAAGATGTCATTATCTTAATGGATTCTATTACAAGATTGGCGCGTGCGTATAATTTAGTGATACCACCAAGTGGCCGTACTTTATCTGGTGGATTGGATCCAGCGTCATTACACAAGCCTAAAGCGTTCTTTGGCGCTGCAAGAAATATTGAAGCAGGTGGCAGTATGACGATATTAGCAACTGCCTTAGTAGATACAGGTTCTCGTATGGATGACATGATATACGAAGAGTTTAAAGGTACAGGTAATATGGAATTACACTTAGACCGTAAATTAGCGGAACGACGTGTATTTCCAGCCATTGATATTGGTCGTAGTTCTACAAGGAAAGAAGAATTATTGATTTCTCCTAAAGAATTAGAATCATTATGGCAATTACGTAATATGTTTACAGATTCGCTTGACTTCACAGAAAGATTTGTACGTAAATTGAAACGTACAGATAACAATAAAGAATTTTTTGAACAATTACAAAAAGCTGCTAAAGAAAGCACTAAGACAGGAAAACCAATTATTTAA
- a CDS encoding type B 50S ribosomal protein L31, with the protein MRQNIHPEYHTVIFYDTTTDFKFLSGSTKSSSETMEWEDGNEYPVIRLDISSDSHPFYTGRQKFAAADGRVERFNKKFGYKSSNE; encoded by the coding sequence ATGAGACAAAATATTCATCCTGAATACCACACTGTTATATTTTACGATACAACAACGGATTTTAAATTCCTAAGTGGTTCAACTAAATCTTCATCTGAAACAATGGAATGGGAAGATGGCAACGAATACCCAGTTATTCGTTTAGACATTTCATCTGACTCACATCCATTTTACACAGGACGCCAAAAATTCGCTGCTGCGGATGGTCGTGTGGAACGTTTCAACAAAAAATTTGGTTACAAATCAAGCAACGAATAA
- a CDS encoding thymidine kinase, with protein MYETYHSGWIECITGSMFSGKSEELIRRLRRGLYAKQKVVVFKPAIDDRYHKDKIVSHNGNAIEAINISTAAEILKHDLTEVDVIGIDEVQFFEEGVVKIVEQLAAKGHRVITAGLDMDFRGQPFEPIPKLLAVSEAVTKLQAVCAVCGASSSRTQRLIDGNPAKIDDPVILVGANESYEPRCRAHHIVAPSDHMKEEM; from the coding sequence ATGTATGAAACTTATCATTCCGGATGGATTGAATGTATTACTGGAAGTATGTTTAGTGGTAAATCTGAAGAATTAATTCGTCGATTAAGAAGAGGCCTTTATGCTAAGCAAAAAGTAGTTGTATTTAAACCGGCTATAGATGACCGCTATCATAAAGATAAGATTGTTTCTCACAATGGTAATGCTATTGAAGCAATCAATATTTCAACAGCAGCCGAGATACTAAAACACGATTTGACAGAAGTTGATGTCATAGGTATAGATGAAGTGCAATTTTTTGAAGAAGGCGTAGTAAAAATTGTTGAACAATTAGCTGCAAAAGGTCATAGAGTCATTACAGCAGGATTAGATATGGACTTTAGAGGTCAACCCTTTGAACCAATCCCTAAACTATTGGCTGTGAGTGAAGCAGTTACGAAACTGCAAGCAGTTTGTGCTGTTTGTGGTGCTTCTTCAAGTCGCACACAAAGATTAATTGATGGAAACCCAGCAAAAATAGATGATCCAGTTATATTAGTTGGAGCAAATGAAAGTTATGAACCGAGATGTAGGGCCCATCACATCGTTGCACCAAGTGATCATATGAAGGAGGAAATGTAG
- the prfA gene encoding peptide chain release factor 1, whose translation MFDQLDIVEERYEQLNELLSDPEVVNDPNNLRKYSKEQADLQKTVEVYREYKQVKEDVADVEEMLKETKDKEEIEMLKEESQSLNSRIPELEESLKLLLIPKDPNDDKNVIVEIRAAAGGDEAAIFAGDLYRMYSKYAEIQNYKTEIVEAAESDHGGYKEISFSVSGTGAFSKLKYENGAHRVQRVPETESGGRIHTSTATVAVLPEVEDVEIEVRNEDIKIDTYRSSGAGGQHVNTTDSAVRITHIPTGIIATSSEKSQIQNREKAMKVLKARLFDMKLQEEQQKYAAQRKSAVGSGDRSERIRTYNYPQSRVTDHRIGLTLQKLDQIMEGKLDEVIDALTVAEQTDKLKELNNGEL comes from the coding sequence GTGTTTGATCAATTAGATATTGTAGAAGAAAGATACGAACAATTAAATGAATTATTGAGTGATCCAGAAGTTGTAAACGATCCTAATAACTTACGTAAATATTCAAAAGAACAAGCAGATTTACAAAAAACTGTTGAGGTTTATCGTGAATATAAACAAGTAAAAGAAGACGTTGCAGATGTAGAAGAAATGTTAAAAGAAACAAAAGACAAAGAAGAAATCGAAATGTTAAAAGAAGAGAGTCAATCTCTAAACAGCAGAATACCTGAACTTGAAGAATCACTTAAATTATTATTGATTCCTAAAGACCCAAATGACGATAAAAACGTAATTGTTGAAATTCGTGCTGCTGCTGGTGGAGACGAAGCAGCAATTTTTGCGGGTGACTTATATAGAATGTATTCTAAGTATGCTGAAATTCAAAATTATAAAACTGAAATTGTTGAAGCAGCTGAAAGTGACCATGGTGGTTATAAAGAAATCAGTTTCTCAGTTTCAGGTACAGGTGCATTTAGTAAATTAAAATATGAAAATGGTGCGCATCGTGTACAACGTGTTCCAGAGACAGAATCAGGTGGACGTATCCATACTTCAACTGCAACGGTGGCAGTATTACCAGAAGTAGAAGATGTTGAAATAGAAGTTCGCAACGAAGATATTAAAATCGATACGTACCGTTCTAGTGGTGCGGGTGGTCAACATGTCAATACTACAGATTCAGCTGTGCGTATTACACATATTCCAACAGGCATCATTGCAACCTCTTCAGAAAAATCTCAAATACAAAACCGTGAAAAAGCGATGAAAGTATTAAAAGCGCGCTTATTTGATATGAAATTACAAGAAGAGCAACAAAAATATGCTGCTCAACGTAAATCAGCTGTTGGTTCAGGTGATCGTTCAGAACGTATTAGAACATACAATTATCCTCAAAGTCGTGTGACTGACCACCGCATTGGTTTAACACTGCAAAAGTTAGATCAAATTATGGAAGGGAAATTGGACGAAGTTATAGATGCATTAACAGTAGCAGAACAAACTGACAAATTGAAAGAGCTTAATAATGGTGAATTATAA
- the prmC gene encoding peptide chain release factor N(5)-glutamine methyltransferase, which produces MVNYKAVLDEAKAKCVEIGFEPSRAEWLMLDLFRWSKSDFITHLNDDVPNEHLLLFNTAKERMLTGEPIQYIVGFQSFYGETFKVSQHCLIPRPETEEVMLHFFKQLNHGDCVVDIGTGSGNIPVTLKMMDETLEVYATDLYSEPLMIAKENAQLHQVDVQFLQGDTLEPLITQGIKVNGLISNPPYIDDDEATLMDDTVLKYEPHNALFAEDKGYKIYEKILEQLPEILLPQAKVVFEIGFKQGPTLKQKINAKYPLLDVHIIKDINGNDRIISFEW; this is translated from the coding sequence ATGGTGAATTATAAAGCTGTGCTTGATGAAGCAAAAGCCAAGTGTGTTGAGATAGGTTTTGAACCTAGTCGTGCCGAGTGGTTAATGTTAGATTTGTTTCGTTGGAGTAAATCAGACTTTATCACGCATCTTAATGATGATGTTCCCAATGAACATTTGTTGCTTTTTAATACCGCTAAAGAACGAATGTTAACGGGAGAACCTATTCAATATATTGTAGGATTCCAATCGTTTTACGGAGAAACCTTTAAAGTGAGTCAACATTGTTTGATACCACGACCAGAAACTGAAGAAGTTATGCTTCATTTCTTTAAACAATTAAATCATGGTGATTGCGTGGTTGATATAGGAACTGGGAGTGGCAATATTCCGGTCACGCTAAAAATGATGGATGAAACATTAGAAGTGTATGCCACGGATCTATATAGTGAACCATTGATGATTGCAAAAGAAAATGCACAATTACATCAGGTAGATGTCCAATTTCTACAAGGTGATACATTGGAACCATTAATCACTCAAGGTATAAAAGTGAATGGGCTTATTTCCAATCCTCCTTATATAGACGATGATGAGGCAACGCTCATGGATGACACTGTTTTAAAATATGAACCGCATAATGCGCTTTTTGCAGAGGATAAAGGGTATAAAATATACGAAAAGATATTGGAGCAGTTACCAGAAATATTATTACCTCAAGCTAAAGTAGTATTTGAAATCGGGTTTAAACAAGGTCCAACGTTAAAACAAAAAATTAATGCTAAATATCCGTTATTAGATGTTCATATTATAAAAGACATTAATGGAAATGATAGAATCATTTCCTTTGAGTGGTGA
- a CDS encoding L-threonylcarbamoyladenylate synthase, with protein sequence METKIWDVRDYKNQLSDYPYINEIKDIFEQGGLIALPTETVYGLGADARNDEAVKKIFEAKGRPSDNPLIVHIYDINDLKAFTTGLTEDIKLLMKHFWPGPISFILPLKEGYLCKRVSGGLASIAVRMPSHPIGREILRYVDMPIAAPSANLSGRPSPTTFDHVFNDLAGRIDGIIHGDQSEEGLESTVLDCTQFPFRIARPGSITKTMIESIIPNSIATETTLNIEQPIAPGMKYKHYAPDTPIQIVEELNGDTPISNKDWSHTAFILPKSKRNIVPKTAIFIPLCETEDDIKGANHNLYPILHQIDEETTIENAYIYGFQINDSTTAIMNRMMKATNQSIIKGEQL encoded by the coding sequence ATGGAAACGAAGATATGGGATGTACGTGATTATAAAAATCAACTGAGCGATTATCCTTATATTAATGAAATAAAAGATATATTTGAACAAGGTGGATTAATTGCCTTGCCTACAGAGACAGTATATGGATTAGGCGCCGATGCTAGAAATGATGAAGCGGTTAAAAAGATTTTTGAGGCAAAAGGAAGACCGTCAGATAACCCATTGATTGTACACATATATGATATAAATGATTTAAAAGCCTTTACTACTGGGTTAACAGAGGATATCAAATTATTGATGAAACATTTTTGGCCAGGGCCAATTTCCTTTATCTTACCTTTGAAAGAAGGGTACTTATGTAAACGTGTAAGTGGAGGTCTTGCATCGATAGCAGTGAGAATGCCAAGCCATCCAATTGGAAGAGAAATATTAAGATATGTAGATATGCCAATAGCTGCACCTAGTGCAAATTTAAGTGGTAGACCCTCACCGACAACTTTTGATCACGTGTTTAATGATTTAGCTGGACGTATAGATGGCATTATTCATGGTGATCAAAGTGAAGAAGGGTTAGAAAGTACCGTATTAGACTGTACACAATTTCCATTTAGGATAGCTAGACCTGGTTCAATTACAAAGACAATGATTGAAAGTATTATCCCAAATAGTATTGCTACAGAAACAACTTTAAATATAGAACAACCTATAGCCCCGGGTATGAAATATAAGCATTATGCCCCGGATACGCCGATACAGATTGTTGAAGAATTAAATGGTGACACTCCTATCTCAAATAAAGACTGGAGTCATACTGCTTTTATTTTGCCTAAAAGTAAACGAAATATTGTACCTAAAACAGCTATTTTCATACCTTTATGTGAAACTGAGGATGATATTAAAGGTGCTAATCATAACCTATATCCTATATTGCATCAAATCGATGAAGAAACGACAATTGAAAATGCATATATTTATGGTTTTCAAATCAACGATAGTACAACAGCAATTATGAATAGAATGATGAAAGCTACAAATCAATCAATCATAAAAGGAGAGCAGCTATGA
- a CDS encoding low molecular weight protein arginine phosphatase encodes MRIIFVCTGNTCRSPMAESIAKAKMPSITIESRGIFAIEGASTSQHTLNILNENKLPNPSHAKVFNETDLNADLILTMSRAHKAAIQQNYVDTEKVFTLNEYVQQNGEVFDPYGGNEADYLKIYDELTILIERLKNKILK; translated from the coding sequence ATGAGAATAATTTTTGTTTGTACAGGTAATACTTGTAGAAGTCCTATGGCAGAAAGTATAGCTAAAGCTAAAATGCCATCAATCACAATTGAATCACGTGGTATTTTTGCAATAGAGGGAGCATCGACTTCACAACACACATTGAATATATTAAATGAAAACAAGTTGCCTAACCCATCTCATGCAAAGGTATTTAACGAAACAGATTTGAATGCCGATTTAATATTGACGATGTCGCGAGCACATAAAGCAGCAATTCAACAAAATTATGTTGATACTGAAAAAGTGTTTACTTTAAATGAATACGTTCAGCAAAATGGAGAAGTCTTTGACCCATATGGCGGGAATGAAGCAGACTACCTTAAAATTTATGACGAATTGACTATACTGATAGAACGTTTAAAAAATAAAATATTAAAGTAA
- a CDS encoding TIGR01440 family protein, which yields MEDLKLLLNELKSKSFFKANELCVIGCSTSEVIGQRIGSVGSMEVAQEIFEALKEVEHETGTSFVFQGCEHINRAITIERSNFNPLTMEEVTVIPDVHAGGSLSTYAYRHMQDPIVVEHISVPRGIDIGQTLIGMHIQHVAIPERTSVKQIGEAIVTIASSRPKKIGGERAKYI from the coding sequence ATGGAAGATTTGAAGTTATTGCTAAATGAGTTAAAGTCAAAATCATTCTTTAAAGCTAATGAATTATGCGTAATTGGTTGTTCTACTTCAGAAGTTATTGGTCAACGTATAGGCAGTGTTGGATCAATGGAAGTAGCACAAGAAATTTTTGAAGCACTTAAAGAAGTTGAACATGAAACAGGTACATCTTTTGTGTTTCAAGGCTGCGAACATATTAATAGAGCAATAACCATTGAAAGGTCTAATTTCAACCCACTTACGATGGAAGAAGTGACAGTAATACCTGATGTTCATGCAGGTGGTAGCTTATCAACATATGCCTATCGTCATATGCAAGATCCAATCGTAGTTGAACACATATCAGTTCCAAGAGGTATTGATATAGGTCAAACTTTAATTGGGATGCATATACAGCATGTAGCGATTCCAGAACGTACAAGTGTTAAGCAAATTGGTGAAGCAATTGTAACAATCGCTTCTTCAAGACCTAAGAAAATTGGTGGCGAAAGAGCAAAATATATCTAA
- the glyA gene encoding serine hydroxymethyltransferase, with translation MSFIQEQDKEIYEVIQNEFNRQNNNIELIASENFVSEAVMEAQGSVLTNKYAEGYPNRRYYGGCEYVDVSETLAIERAKKLFGAEHVNVQPHSGSQANMAVYLVALEHGDTVLGMNLSHGGHLTHGAPVNFSGQFYNFVEYGVDKENEQIDYDEVLKVAKESQPKLIVAGASAYSRTIDFKKFREIADEVGAKLMVDMAHIAGLVAVGLHPNPVEYADFVTTTTHKTLRGPRGGMILCKEEYKKQIDKTIFPGIQGGPLEHVIAAKAVAFGEALQDDFKVYQQQVVKNAKTLAETLISEGFKVVSGGTDNHLVALNVKDSVGITGKAAEEALDAIGITCNKNTIPFDQEKPFVTSGVRLGTPAATTRGFDEAAFEEVAKIISLVLKNPEDEKALEEGKERVKALTTKHPLYN, from the coding sequence ATGTCATTTATTCAAGAGCAAGATAAAGAAATATATGAAGTGATTCAAAATGAATTCAACCGTCAAAACAACAATATCGAGCTTATTGCTTCAGAAAACTTTGTTTCAGAAGCAGTTATGGAAGCGCAAGGTTCAGTATTAACAAACAAATATGCTGAAGGTTATCCAAACAGAAGATACTATGGCGGTTGTGAATATGTGGATGTATCTGAAACTTTAGCAATCGAACGTGCCAAAAAATTATTTGGTGCTGAACATGTCAATGTCCAACCACACTCTGGTTCTCAGGCAAATATGGCTGTTTATCTCGTAGCATTAGAACACGGTGATACTGTATTAGGAATGAACTTAAGTCATGGAGGCCACTTAACACACGGTGCCCCTGTAAACTTTAGTGGCCAATTCTACAATTTTGTTGAGTATGGTGTAGACAAAGAAAATGAACAAATCGATTATGATGAAGTATTAAAAGTTGCTAAAGAAAGTCAACCTAAATTAATTGTCGCAGGTGCTTCAGCTTACTCTAGAACTATTGATTTCAAAAAATTCAGAGAAATTGCAGATGAAGTAGGCGCAAAATTAATGGTAGATATGGCACACATCGCTGGTTTAGTTGCTGTTGGTTTACATCCAAATCCTGTAGAATACGCAGACTTTGTAACTACAACTACACATAAAACATTACGCGGACCTCGTGGTGGAATGATTTTATGTAAAGAAGAATACAAAAAACAAATTGATAAAACAATTTTCCCTGGTATTCAAGGCGGACCTTTAGAGCATGTTATCGCTGCTAAAGCAGTAGCATTTGGTGAAGCGCTACAAGATGACTTTAAAGTATACCAACAACAAGTAGTTAAAAATGCTAAAACGCTAGCTGAAACACTTATAAGTGAAGGTTTCAAAGTTGTATCAGGCGGTACCGATAATCATTTAGTTGCTTTAAACGTTAAAGATTCTGTTGGCATTACAGGTAAAGCAGCTGAAGAAGCATTAGACGCTATCGGCATTACATGTAATAAAAATACAATTCCTTTTGACCAAGAAAAACCATTCGTAACAAGTGGTGTTCGTTTAGGTACACCTGCTGCAACAACACGTGGATTTGATGAAGCTGCTTTTGAAGAAGTTGCAAAAATAATCAGCTTAGTATTAAAAAATCCTGAGGATGAAAAAGCATTAGAAGAAGGAAAAGAAAGAGTTAAAGCTCTAACTACAAAACATCCTTTATATAATTAA
- the upp gene encoding uracil phosphoribosyltransferase — translation MGKVHVFDHPLIQHKLSYIRDVHTGTKEFRELVDEVGMLMAYEVTRDLELQDVEVETPVTKMIAKRLTGKKLAFVPILRAGLGMTQGILNLVPAARIGHVGLYRDPETLEAVEYFVKLPQDIEEREIVVVDPMLATGASAIEAINSLKKRGAKNIRFMCLIAAPEGVEKLQEAHEDVDIFIAALDEKLDDHAYITPGLGDAGDRLFGTK, via the coding sequence ATGGGCAAAGTACATGTTTTTGATCACCCGCTAATTCAACACAAATTAAGTTATATTCGTGATGTACATACTGGGACAAAAGAATTCAGAGAGTTAGTAGATGAAGTGGGTATGCTTATGGCATACGAAGTAACGAGAGATTTAGAATTACAAGACGTTGAAGTTGAAACACCTGTGACTAAAATGATAGCTAAACGTTTAACTGGTAAAAAATTAGCGTTTGTACCGATTCTTAGAGCAGGTTTAGGTATGACACAAGGCATACTTAATTTAGTACCGGCAGCTAGAATTGGTCACGTTGGTTTATATAGAGATCCAGAAACACTTGAAGCGGTAGAATATTTTGTGAAATTACCACAAGATATTGAAGAAAGAGAAATCGTAGTCGTGGACCCTATGTTAGCAACAGGTGCATCAGCTATTGAAGCTATTAATTCTTTGAAGAAACGTGGCGCGAAAAACATTCGTTTTATGTGCTTAATCGCAGCGCCTGAAGGTGTAGAAAAACTACAAGAAGCACATGAAGATGTCGATATTTTCATCGCAGCATTAGATGAAAAATTAGATGATCATGCTTATATTACACCAGGGCTAGGTGATGCAGGAGACCGTTTATTCGGAACAAAATAG
- the wecB gene encoding non-hydrolyzing UDP-N-acetylglucosamine 2-epimerase has translation MKKIMTVFGTRPEAVKMAPLVLELQNDAELEPVVVVTAQHREMLDSVLTSFHIEPDYDLNIMKQGQSLSDITSRILTRIEDVIKKEQPDMILVHGDTMTTFAGSLAALYNQIPIGHVEAGLRTWDKYAPFPEEMNRQMVGVMADLNFAPTNNAANNLIAENKPLESIVVTGNTAIDAMKTTIHNNYQSAIIEKHRDKRIILLTAHRRENIGEPMAHIFKAIRDIVELYEDVVVVYPVHKNPKVRQIADKYLSNHARIELIEPLEVVDFHNFAQQAYLILTDSGGVQEEAPSLGKPVLVLRDATERPEGVDAGTLKIVGTNEQHIFESTKQLLEDETVYQSMSEARNPYGDGKASKRICENIKYYFHLISEKPESFK, from the coding sequence ATGAAAAAAATAATGACTGTCTTTGGGACACGTCCTGAAGCAGTGAAAATGGCACCTCTAGTATTAGAATTGCAAAATGATGCTGAACTAGAACCTGTAGTTGTGGTTACTGCACAGCATAGAGAAATGTTAGATTCTGTACTAACCAGCTTTCATATAGAACCAGACTATGATTTGAATATTATGAAACAAGGTCAGTCACTATCTGATATTACTTCTCGTATATTGACAAGGATTGAGGATGTTATCAAAAAAGAACAACCGGATATGATACTTGTTCATGGTGATACTATGACAACATTCGCTGGGAGTTTAGCAGCATTATATAATCAGATTCCTATCGGTCACGTGGAAGCGGGATTAAGAACATGGGATAAATATGCTCCATTTCCTGAAGAAATGAATAGGCAAATGGTAGGAGTAATGGCTGATTTAAACTTTGCTCCTACCAATAATGCTGCAAATAATCTGATTGCAGAAAATAAACCTTTAGAATCTATTGTTGTTACAGGTAACACTGCAATTGATGCGATGAAGACAACAATTCATAATAATTATCAATCAGCAATTATTGAAAAACATAGAGACAAACGCATTATTTTATTAACTGCACATAGACGTGAGAATATAGGTGAACCTATGGCTCATATCTTTAAAGCTATTAGAGATATTGTAGAATTGTATGAAGATGTTGTAGTGGTTTATCCTGTACACAAAAATCCGAAAGTTAGACAAATAGCAGACAAATATTTGTCTAACCATGCACGTATTGAACTGATAGAACCGTTAGAAGTGGTTGATTTTCATAATTTTGCTCAACAAGCTTATCTGATATTAACAGATTCGGGTGGTGTACAAGAAGAAGCGCCGTCACTGGGGAAACCTGTTTTAGTATTGAGAGATGCTACTGAAAGGCCCGAAGGCGTGGATGCAGGCACACTGAAAATCGTTGGTACAAATGAGCAACATATATTTGAATCAACAAAACAATTGTTAGAAGATGAGACGGTATATCAATCTATGAGTGAAGCACGTAATCCTTATGGAGATGGTAAAGCATCAAAAAGAATTTGTGAAAATATAAAATACTATTTCCACTTAATTTCAGAAAAACCGGAGTCTTTCAAATAA